A single genomic interval of Zingiber officinale cultivar Zhangliang chromosome 4A, Zo_v1.1, whole genome shotgun sequence harbors:
- the LOC121969850 gene encoding ACT domain-containing protein DS12, chloroplastic-like isoform X1 yields the protein MAVAMASGSLRLNPNPRVGECCLPPSLRCCSVRFSTPFGAPIPSKIRLHSDATITTPRAASPAAVEDDSSSETDTIPTPKVIIDQDSDPDSTIVEITFGDRLGTLLDTMKALKNLGLNVVKANVCLDSSGKHNKFAITRASTGRKIEDPELLETIRLTIINNLIEYHPESSSQLAMGAAFGVEPPSQQVDVDVATHIDVYDDGPDRSLLVVQTADYPGLLVDLVKNITDIDIAVQSGEFDTEGLLAKAKFHVSYRNEPIKKPLQQVLSNSLRYYLTRPTTEEASF from the exons ATGGCGGTCGCCATGGCTTCTGGGAGCCTCCGCCTTAACCCTAACCCGCGGGTGGGAGAGTGCTGCTTGCCGCCTTCGCTCCGGTGCTGCTCCGTCCGCTTCTCCACCCCTTTTGGAGCTCCAATCCCTTCAAAAATCAG GTTGCATTCTGATGCGACCATAACTACTCCTAGAGCAGCATCTCCAGCAGCTGTTGAG GATGACAGCTCTAGTGAGACTGACACAATTCCTACTCCTAAAGTTATCATCGATCAGGATTCTGATCCAGATTCTACTATCGTTGAAATTACCTTCGGTGATCGTCTAGGAACTCTTCTAGACACT ATGAAGGCACTAAAGAATCTAGGGCTCAATGTTGTCAAGGCTAATGTTTGCTTGGATTCTTCCGGGAAGCACAACAAGTTTGCAATAACTAGAGC GTCTACTGGTCGCAAAATCGAAGACCCGGAATTGCTAGAAACAATCCGCTTGACAATTATAAACAATTTGATTGAGTATCACCCA GAGTCGAGCAGCCAATTGGCAATGGGAGCAGCATTTGGAGTTGAACCTCCATCGCAACAA GTTGATGTGGATGTTGCTACCCATATAGATGTTTATGATGATGGGCCTGATCGTAG CTTGCTCGTTGTTCAGACAGCAGACTATCCTGGGTTGCTGGTTGATTTGGTCAAGAACATCACTGACATAGACATTGCAGTCCAGTCCGGAGAGTTCGATACTGAG GGGTTGTTGGCTAAGGCCAAATTCCATGTCAGTTACAGAAACGAACCAATCAAGAAGCCTTTGCAACAG GTTCTCTCGAACAGCTTGCGTTACTACTTGACAAGACCGACGACAGAGGAGGCAAGCTTCTAG
- the LOC121969850 gene encoding ACT domain-containing protein DS12, chloroplastic-like isoform X2 → MAVAMASGSLRLNPNPRVGECCLPPSLRCCSVRFSTPFGAPIPSKIRLHSDATITTPRAASPAAVEDDSSSETDTIPTPKVIIDQDSDPDSTIVEITFGDRLGTLLDTMKALKNLGLNVVKANVCLDSSGKHNKFAITRASTGRKIEDPELLETIRLTIINNLIEYHPESSSQLAMGAAFGVEPPSQQVDVDVATHIDVYDDGPDRSLLVVQTADYPGLLVDLVKNITDIDIAVQSGEFDTEAKFHVSYRNEPIKKPLQQVLSNSLRYYLTRPTTEEASF, encoded by the exons ATGGCGGTCGCCATGGCTTCTGGGAGCCTCCGCCTTAACCCTAACCCGCGGGTGGGAGAGTGCTGCTTGCCGCCTTCGCTCCGGTGCTGCTCCGTCCGCTTCTCCACCCCTTTTGGAGCTCCAATCCCTTCAAAAATCAG GTTGCATTCTGATGCGACCATAACTACTCCTAGAGCAGCATCTCCAGCAGCTGTTGAG GATGACAGCTCTAGTGAGACTGACACAATTCCTACTCCTAAAGTTATCATCGATCAGGATTCTGATCCAGATTCTACTATCGTTGAAATTACCTTCGGTGATCGTCTAGGAACTCTTCTAGACACT ATGAAGGCACTAAAGAATCTAGGGCTCAATGTTGTCAAGGCTAATGTTTGCTTGGATTCTTCCGGGAAGCACAACAAGTTTGCAATAACTAGAGC GTCTACTGGTCGCAAAATCGAAGACCCGGAATTGCTAGAAACAATCCGCTTGACAATTATAAACAATTTGATTGAGTATCACCCA GAGTCGAGCAGCCAATTGGCAATGGGAGCAGCATTTGGAGTTGAACCTCCATCGCAACAA GTTGATGTGGATGTTGCTACCCATATAGATGTTTATGATGATGGGCCTGATCGTAG CTTGCTCGTTGTTCAGACAGCAGACTATCCTGGGTTGCTGGTTGATTTGGTCAAGAACATCACTGACATAGACATTGCAGTCCAGTCCGGAGAGTTCGATACTGAG GCCAAATTCCATGTCAGTTACAGAAACGAACCAATCAAGAAGCCTTTGCAACAG GTTCTCTCGAACAGCTTGCGTTACTACTTGACAAGACCGACGACAGAGGAGGCAAGCTTCTAG
- the LOC121969850 gene encoding ACT domain-containing protein DS12, chloroplastic-like isoform X3, producing the protein MILRIGISRLHSDATITTPRAASPAAVEDDSSSETDTIPTPKVIIDQDSDPDSTIVEITFGDRLGTLLDTMKALKNLGLNVVKANVCLDSSGKHNKFAITRASTGRKIEDPELLETIRLTIINNLIEYHPESSSQLAMGAAFGVEPPSQQVDVDVATHIDVYDDGPDRSLLVVQTADYPGLLVDLVKNITDIDIAVQSGEFDTEGLLAKAKFHVSYRNEPIKKPLQQVLSNSLRYYLTRPTTEEASF; encoded by the exons ATGATTTTGAGAATTGGGATTTCCAGGTTGCATTCTGATGCGACCATAACTACTCCTAGAGCAGCATCTCCAGCAGCTGTTGAG GATGACAGCTCTAGTGAGACTGACACAATTCCTACTCCTAAAGTTATCATCGATCAGGATTCTGATCCAGATTCTACTATCGTTGAAATTACCTTCGGTGATCGTCTAGGAACTCTTCTAGACACT ATGAAGGCACTAAAGAATCTAGGGCTCAATGTTGTCAAGGCTAATGTTTGCTTGGATTCTTCCGGGAAGCACAACAAGTTTGCAATAACTAGAGC GTCTACTGGTCGCAAAATCGAAGACCCGGAATTGCTAGAAACAATCCGCTTGACAATTATAAACAATTTGATTGAGTATCACCCA GAGTCGAGCAGCCAATTGGCAATGGGAGCAGCATTTGGAGTTGAACCTCCATCGCAACAA GTTGATGTGGATGTTGCTACCCATATAGATGTTTATGATGATGGGCCTGATCGTAG CTTGCTCGTTGTTCAGACAGCAGACTATCCTGGGTTGCTGGTTGATTTGGTCAAGAACATCACTGACATAGACATTGCAGTCCAGTCCGGAGAGTTCGATACTGAG GGGTTGTTGGCTAAGGCCAAATTCCATGTCAGTTACAGAAACGAACCAATCAAGAAGCCTTTGCAACAG GTTCTCTCGAACAGCTTGCGTTACTACTTGACAAGACCGACGACAGAGGAGGCAAGCTTCTAG